The Candidatus Micrarchaeia archaeon region TAGTCATAAGCTAATCCTCTTACATGGTATGCTTCTGAAAAATTAGGATTTAATTCAATTACTTTATTAAAATCTTCAATTGCTGTTTCATAATTTTGTTTACATGCATAAGCTAATCCCCTATTATAATATGCTTTTAAATATCTTGGATTTAAAGTTAATGCTTTATCATAGTCTTTTATAGAATTATCAAATTCTTGTTTTCTATAGTATGCGTCTCCTCTATTATTATATATAACTGGATTATTTGGATCTAATTCCATTGATTTTGTATAATCTCGTATGGATTTTGTAAAATCCTTTAGATTATAATAAGCTAAACCTCTTGAAAAGTATGCTTCTGAAAAATTAGGATTAAGAATAATGGCCATGTTATAGTTTTCAATTGCTTTTTCATAATTTGCTTTCTCAAAATAAACATTTCCTTTTTGATAATATGTTTTTGCATCAGGTGTTCCTTTTCTAAGCTCTTCTTTCTCTGGCATATAATTTATATACAAGGAATTTATTTATAAATCTGTCCCTTATTTTTAAATGAAGTTAGGAAAGATTTATAAATAAAGAAATTAATTAAATTTATGTGATAATATGTATAAAAGGGGTCAAAACAAAGATCTGAAAAAAGATCTGAAAAACCGATTGAAACAAAACCAATAACAGAAAATTCAAAAAGTCTTGTTATATTGAAAATATTGAATTCAAATGAAAAGCAAAAATTACCCTTCCAATCATTATTGCAGAAAAAATGAACAAATTATAGGAACAATTGCTGGATTTTTTACAGATGAATTTACTTTATATATTCATTTACTACACATATCTAAAGAGTATAGGAATACTAAAGATTTTTTAGCATTTAAATTGATAAATGAAATGATAAATAGTATTCCAATTAAAGTATCTAAAGTTAGTGCTATAACTTGGGAAGGTAATAACAATAGTTTAAACCTTATGCAACATATTGGTTTTAAGATAATTGGAAAAAAAGAACAGGATATGGTTGATGAAAGAACAACAATTTATTTAGAAGCAGAATTATCCACAGTTAAAGAGAAATTAAAAAGATACATAAGATTTTAAATTAAATTTCTTTATATTTTGGAAATAAATTGATTATTTCAGAAGTTGAATAGACTTTAACTATTTTTTGATTTTTTAATTCTTTATCGTTTGACCATATTGCACAGCGTAATTTTAAAGCTAGAGCAATATATTGTATATCTCCAATATCCGGACATATTTGTTTTGCTTGTTTAATGAATGGTTTGATTTCCTCACAAGGTATAAGTTCAGTTCTTCTTTGGAAAACTTCTAATAATTTTTCAAATTCTGAATCTGTTCTATTGGTTTTCTTTTTTATTTCGTTTTTATACTTTTTAAATTCACTAAGGATAAATTCTGGAGCATATAAATCTAATTCATCTTTAAATAGTAATTCTGAAGTGAGATTATTTTTTATTAATGCTGCAAACAAAATATTTGCATCTATTACAAGTTCCATTTAATCACTAATTATATTTTTTTTCTAATTTTTTATTTAATTCTTTTCCTAAATTCAAAGCATCTTCTTCATTCATAGTACTTTCTTCTTTAAATTTTTCTAAAAATTCCAAATCTTTTATTTTTTGTTTAAATGCTTGTCTAGCTACTTCTGACCAATTTATTTCAGAAAATTCTTCCATTTTATGTTTTAATTCAATAGGTACTGCTAATGTCATTGTTACCATTTTATTACCTCCATTATTTATGTGTATTTATATATATTATGTTTAAATATATAAACCTTTGGTTTTAGAATTTTCCTTTTAAATAATCATAAACAGCTTTTTGCATATCTGAACGTTTTGTAAATCCTAGTTTTTCATATTCATTAAGAAGATAAGGGTGGGGTGAAAAATGCGGGACTGTTATTATATAATCTTCAAATTTAGAAGCAGCTTGAATAATATTTCCTCCCCTATATGTATTTTTATATAACGCAGTATTTTGTGCCCTTTGTATTTGTGTTTTATGAAATGGTTTTTGTATAAAATTAAATTGAATTTTTATATAAATTTTTTCCTTTGTTTTATAATTATATACTTCTTTGTTTCCTTCAAAACCAAGGCATATTGAATTGTCTTCGTTTTTTGTTATTTTAATCTCTTTTTTATTTAATTTTAAAAATAAATAATGTGAAAAAGAAGTTTCATCAGGATATATGTGTTTTGATATTAAATAACAAAATTCATTTTCAAAACCTATTGCTCTTGTTGAATTATGTCTCCAAACAAAAGGCCATTTTTCGTCATTTATAAATAAATCTTGAAAATATTTTACTGGTGTAGAAAAAGCAGTTCTTGGTTCAAATAAAGGAAATGTTAAATTTGGAATTAATTCAGATGAATATAATATTGAATCTTCATCTTTTGCATTTAGTAATTCCTCATCTTTTTTTTGCATTTCTTTAATTAAAGAATAATATTTTGTGTCCTTTATTTTATCTATCCACATTTTATCTACTCTAATTTAATTTCTAAATCAGGTACAAATTGTTTTAATGCTAAAAATAAAGTATTTTTTCTTCTTGTAAATGTTTCTTTATCTCCTTTATCTATTAATTTTACATTTGCTTTTTTGTCTTGTATATCTACATTCACATCTAAATCTTGTGATTTTGCTAATTCTATTATTTTATCTTTATTTTCTTTTAATATTTTTAATAATTTTATTTTATATCTTAAATTTCTACCTGCTAATAAATGATTAAAATCTACAACTACTCTTCCCCCACTTACTGCTTTTATTAGTGCTTTGTACCCATCTAAATCCACTATTAAACCTGGAAAAGGGTTAATTTTATTTTTAGTGAATTGTTTTAATGGAACAACATTGATTAAATCTTTTTCTCGATTTCCAAAAGGTTTTTCAGCAAAAATTTCTTTTTCATCTCCTTCTTTCATATTTTTTAATCCTTCTTTAATCTTATCAGGTAAACTGCTATTTTTTAATTGTAGAAGTAAAGGTTCAGTTCTTTCCTCAACAATATCTTTTGTATCATCATCTTGTGTTGTATATATTATTTGTATTAATTCATTTTCTTCCATATTAAAACCTCCATGATGGATTTAAAAATATTTCATATTAAATCAATTTAAGGTGAATATAAATGGATAAAAACATATTAAAAGTAATTGTATTAGCAATTATTGGACTTTTTGTTTTTCAAATGGTTGGAATTTCTTTTTTACAAAGTTTGAGAGATGATACTATCCCAGATACTGCAAATCAGAATGGAGAAGTATATGTTATTCAAGGAACAACAAATGTAACTGTTTCAAGTTATTCAAGTTATTTAGCAATTTCTGGTGATTTAACTAATCTAAAAGAGATAAGAGAAGATTTTAAAGAAAAAGGGTGGTATGATTCTGAAACATATATTACAAAAAATGAAACTATATTTAATATAGATAGTAAATATGTTAAAGAAGCTTCAGATATATTATTAGAAAAAGGATATTCAACAAGAACTGGCGTAAGTCTAAAATTTCCAGACCAATTAGGAGAGAATTATGCTGATGAAATATATGCAAGTATTGAAACTGTTCCTATTTATAATATTGGAGATCCAATATTAATTGAATTTGCAGCATATGCTCAAGATAATAAAGTGCTACAATTGGCTGGTTTTGATTTAGTTCCGTATTCAGCAACTTTAATTCTTGATTCACGAGTTGAAAAAATTAAATCTACTATATTTGATATTTCTACTGAAGACACAGAAAAACAGAATATAATAAGTGAAAAGTATAATGTTACTTTTGAAGGGAATAAAACTAATATCAAAGTTGATAGTGAAGAATATGATTATTTAAGTTCTATAGTTGAGGATATTGAAATATCCCAAAATTTAGAAATAACAATTTTACCTTCAGAAAAAGATGGAGTATATGAAGCAGTTAATTTTGTGGTTAATTCAAAGGAGAAAAATGAGGTAGGAGATATTATTAAAATTAAAATAACTGGTGTTTTAGATAAAGGAAAAATAGTTAATATTATTGGATATGAGATAGTTAAAGTCTAACAGGCCCTTTTTTTCCTGGAATTCCTCCTCTTGGGGTTTCTCTTTTTTTCTTTTCTTCCTCTTCAATTTTTCTTTGTTTTATTCTTTGCTCTTCTATTATTTGTTCTCTGGTTTTATCTTTTTGTTTTTCTAAACTTTTTTCTAATCTATTTGAAAATAATCCTATTGTATTTTTGAAATCCTTTGCTTGAATAGTTCCTTCTCTTCTTGCTGCACTTGTTCTCAAATGAATATGCACTAATGAACCAATGACTATGCCAGTTGCTATTGAAGAGAAATAAGTTGAGACTGCTGTTTTTGTTCCTGCCATTACTTTAGGTCCAAATAAAGGATAAAGTTTTTTTTGTGCTATAAGCCCGCCTGTGGTTAATATTCCAAACATTACCCAATTTCTTACTGGGTGTTCCATTGCATTTGAAAATTTTTTCATATATTCTTTTGGGTTTTTATACATTTTTTGCATTTTTATTTCCATATATGTTATAGGTCCTAAAACAAAAGGATATCTTAATGTTAAATATGTTTGTAAAGTTGCAATAGGAACTTTATATGATAAAGATTTAGTGAATTTCCATATTTTTTGTCCTTCTTTTTTTACTTGCCCGCTTCTTGCTGCAATTAAAACGTCTTTATATTCTTTTTCAAGCATTTTTATTATATCTTCAATATATTTTTCTAATAGTTTATTTATTTTTTCTTCTTTTTGTTCTAAACTTAGATTTTTATTTTTAGTAATTGAAGTAAATTCTTTTTCCATGTTTTTTTCTAGAACTTCTAATTGGGTGGTTATATAATAACTCATTGTTTTTCCACCTAATTTTGTTCCTTCTTTGGTGTCTTTATATAATTCATCTAAAAATTTTAAGTCACTAGCTATCATATTTGAATA contains the following coding sequences:
- a CDS encoding GNAT family N-acetyltransferase, whose product is MKSKNYPSNHYCRKNEQIIGTIAGFFTDEFTLYIHLLHISKEYRNTKDFLAFKLINEMINSIPIKVSKVSAITWEGNNNSLNLMQHIGFKIIGKKEQDMVDERTTIYLEAELSTVKEKLKRYIRF
- a CDS encoding PIN domain-containing protein, with the translated sequence MELVIDANILFAALIKNNLTSELLFKDELDLYAPEFILSEFKKYKNEIKKKTNRTDSEFEKLLEVFQRRTELIPCEEIKPFIKQAKQICPDIGDIQYIALALKLRCAIWSNDKELKNQKIVKVYSTSEIINLFPKYKEI